The window CGAATCGGCCAGATCATCGGACAGCAAAATGATATCATCAGTGAGTATAAGCGTTACGCCAGCCTTTTCCGGCAAAGCGGCAGCTTTAACGGCAATGAGTTAAGTTACTTCACGAACGTTTACAACCAAATCGTCAGGCAGAGTAACGTCAATATCGATGACCTCGCCAATGTCACGACCGCCGGGCAGTTGCGGATGTCGGATGATGACCGGCTGCTGGCCATTGACCGCATTTACAACAGCAGTTCCGACCAATTGCAATTTCTCCGCTACTTTAACCGCAAGGCGGTGATGTTGAGTTTACAGCGAAGTAAAGACCAGAACGACACCCAAACCCTCAAACGGCTGTACGGGATAAATTAAAAAATCATGAAAAAGAAAGCTTTAATGATCGCCCTGCTGGTGATCACCGGGACCGCTTTGCCGCAATTTGTTTTAGCCGATGGCCTGGCCGATGACATTCACGGCTTACAAGGCGTGCTCAATAATGTATATAATGAAATGCTGCCCATGTGCAGCCAGCTCATCGGCGTCGCCCGAGGGATCGCCGGTTTCGGGGCGCTATGGTATATCGCCGCACGCGTTTGGCGGCATTTAGCCAATGCGGAAGCGGTCGATTTTTATCCCTTGTTACGGCCCTTTGCTTTAGGTATGGCCATTCTTTTATTCCCGACGGTTATCGCGGTGATCAACGGTGTCATGAATCCAGTGGTAGCGGCGACCGGTGGCATGGTTAAGAATTCTGACGCGGCAATCGAAAAACTACTGGCGCAAAAACAGGCAGCTATCGAAAAAACGGATACCTGGCAAATGTATGTCGGCGATGATGGTGAAGGCGACCGCGACAAATGGTACAAATACACCCACCCGGATGATCCGAACGGTGACAAGGAAGGTGTTTTTTCCGGCTTGGGCAATGACGTAAAATTCGCCATGGATAAAGCCAGTTACAAATTCCGTAACAGCGTGAAGCAATGGATGTCCGAGATCTTACAGGTGGTTTACGAAGCCGCAGCACTTTGTATCAATACCATTCGTACCTTCTACCTGATCGTGCTGGCGATATTAGGCCCGCTCGTTTTTGGCCTATCGGTCTTCGATGGTTTCCAGCATACCCTGACGACCTGGCTGGCTAAATACCTCAACGTGTTTCTTTGGCTGCCAGTCGCCAATATCTTCGGCAGCATCATCGGCAAAGTGCAGGAAAATATGCTCAAACTGGATATCCAGCAAATTGGCAATGCCGGCGACACGTTTTTTTCCAGTACCGATACAGCTTACCTCATATTTTTATTGATTGGCATTGTCGGCTATTTCACCGTACCCGCGGTTGCCGGTTATATCATCAACCCCGGCGGCGGTAACGGCCTGTTAAATAAAGTGACCAATTTGACGTCCATCAGTCTGAGTTCGGTCAGATCATCCTCCTATGCGGCAGGCGAACGCATGGTACAAGGCGCTGCCAATATTGCCCAGGCACCGGGCAACGTTATGGACGGCTATCGCTCGGCCGGTTCCAACAATGTCCAGGCAGAAAAACTAAACGGAAACCCAAAAAAATAAACTCATGTTCACCCACCTCAGAAATATCGAAACTGCTTTTCAGCAAAATAAACGAATTGTCGCCCTGGTCGTCCTGACCAGCGCCTTAATATCCATCGCAGCCATCTATTTTTCATTCGCCGCTTATCAAAAAGCGTCGGCGCATATTTATGTGTTGGCGAATGGCAAAGCCCTGGAGGCGATCGCGGCAGACCGCAAAGACAATATACCGGTTGAAGCACGCGACCATATCAAAATGTTTCATTATTATTTTTTTACGCTTGACCCGGATGAGAAAGTAATAGAAAGCAATATCAGCAAAGCGCTTTACCTGGCGGATGAAAGCGCGCGGAACCAATACAATGGGCTGAAAGAAAAGAGCTATTACAATAACCTGATCTCAGGTAATATCAGCCAGCAGATCACAGTGGATAGTATCCAACTTAATATGAACAGCAGCCCTTACTATTTCAAGTGCTTTGCCACTGAAAAACTGATCCGGGCAACTTCGACGATTAGCAAGTTACTAATCACTCAAGGTTACCTGCGCAACGTCAGCCGTTCCGACAATAACCCCCACGGCTTTTTGATCGAGCACTGGGAAACATTAGCTAACCGTGATACAACCCTGACACCATGAGAAATTTTCAACATTGGTTTAATCAGCTTAAACCTACGCAGCAAAAAAGAACCCTGGTTATTTTTTGCCTGTTGTTCGCCGCGCTGCTCGTATTGAGTATTCGCTATCAGCAATTGCGCCTGAATACCGGCCATATCGTACAACCCCGAATAGCAATAGATACAATAAAACACAAATGAATATGGAAAAGCAACGAAAATTTCTGTTGGTATTACCGTTGTTGGTGATACCCTTTATGACCATGGCCTTTTGGGCTTTAGGCGGTGGCAAAACGTCCAATCAACAGGCTATAAGCAGCCGTGGCCTGGATACCGACCTGCCAGAGGCGCAATTCAAAGATAAGGACAAGACCGATAAAATGTCCGTTTACCAGGAAGCGCAGCACGATTCAACGCAGGACGGCGTTAGCCCGGCCTTTTTGAGATCGATGGGCCTTGACAAAACCCCTGCCTCAAAATCCGATTCGGTAGTTACAGCGGATGATCAGGCGCAAAAAATTCAGATCAAACTGGCCCAATTAAACAAACAGCTTAGTCAACCGCAGGAAACGCGCTCCTCGTCGTCATATGACGAACCTGATCCTCAGCAAGTGCGGCAGTTAAAGAAAATGATGCGAAATATGAATGGGGGCAATAATCAGCCTGACCCGGAAATGCAGCAGCTCAGCAAAATGCTGGATAAGATACAGGCGATCCAAAACCCCGGCTCGGTACAAGCTAAACTGGAAGTTACCGAACCCGCTAAGCCATTCCGTGCCATACCGGCCGTAATTGATGGTAAGCAAAAAGTGATGGATGGCGCGGCGGTCAAACTCAAACTTACGGATACCGTAACCTTAAAAAACCAGTTATTGCCCAAGGGCCAGGAGATCTTTGGTGTATGTCAGGTCACCAATCAACGACTGCTCTTAACGATCCAAAACATCCGCTTAGAAAAGCAAATTATCCCCGTCAACCTGACCGTATTTAGCCTCGACGGAATGCCCGGCATACCTGCGCCCGAGGCAGAGTTGGGTGGCGCGGCCGGTTCCGGCGCTGATAACGCCATCCAAAGTATGCAGTTCCTGAGCATGGACCAAAGTCTGGGCGCTCAGGCGGCAGCCGGCGGCATCAATGCCGCTAAGGGATTATTCAGTAAAAAAGTAAAAAAGATCAAAGTCAAATTACAGAACCAGTACCCCGTCCTGCTGAAGATCAATAAATAAAAGTCATATCCATTCATTAAAAAACAAATAATACCATGAACACGCAAAATTTAAGTTACCTGCAAAAACAATTGTTAAACCTGGGCTTCGGCGAAGCCATGAACACCGAACTGGAGAAAAACATCGCGGCGAACAAGCCGGAATTTACGCTGAACACTACCCAGGAGTACAATAAACAAAACGTTGATTATACGTTGCATTACAAAGCTGGCGGTGATCAAAACGATATGTATTTCTTCAACAAATATGACGCATCGCTCCGGGACAAGGATATGCAGCAAGCTTTTTATATTAATAAAAGTGGCGCGATCACCGCTAAAGAAGCGTATAACCTGATGGAGGGCAGGGCTGTTCACAAACAGCTCGAAAATTTGGAAGGTGAAAAATATAATGCCTGGATCATTATCGATAGAGAGAACAAAACAGAGAACGGCAATTATAAACTACGTCCGTTTACCGATGGCTGGAATTACAAACCAGAACGAGCCATTGACAAAATGGACATCGTTGGCATTGATGAACCCGGTAACCGCGAAAAACTGATGAAGTCGCTGGAAAAAGGCAACCGCCACCAAGTCACCGCTATGAAAGATGGCAAAGAAGTGAAGCTGTTTCTTGAAGCGAATCCCGCCGAACACCGGATCAACCTGACCAATTGGAAAGGCGAAGCGCAACAGCTGGAACATTACAAAAAACCGGAAGCTAAAGCATCCCAAAAGACAGCGCAGACCCAGGAGGATGCGCCGGTAAAAAAGCAACGCAAAGGCGCTAAAATGAAAGTTTAATATTAAATTTGCCACATCTTAAAGAACTGGCATTCTTGCCGGTTTTATTGTGATAAGGTTTAGGTTGAAAGTCCCCGGCAGCGAGTGTTTGGGGACTTTTATTTATCTTTAGTGTACCTTACCATTCCTGATGAAAAAACAGATCATTATCGCGCTGCTTTGCGCTTTTGCCATTTCGGCTAGCGCACAAACGATCAACGCGGCCTACGTCAAAGCGCTTTACCAGCAATATCCGACCCTTCCATCAGACTTCTGCCCCGCCTGTAAACTTTGGGTCAACCCTTATTACCGGTCCATCGCTGATACGGCAAAGCATATGCCGCTGGTCACTTATTACGTCTATACCAAAGTCCACCGCCTACAACAGGAAAACGGTAATGTGCCCCGCACCGGTATTTACGCCGCCTGGCATGCCGCTGATGGCCAACCCGACGAGACCAAAGTGTATAAACAAGCGAATGTGGAATCACCGGACATGATCGCCAAAGGGCACTGCCAGGCCTGGATCTTATTGGCTTATGATATTAACGGCGCTATCCTCTCGGACACCTATACTTTTAATGCCGGAATGGAATACCAGGGACAGAATATCGGAACGGAGATCGCGACCGAAGAACTCTGCCGTAAACTAACCGATCAAACAGACAGTGTGCGCATCTGGTGTGGCACTTTTGGCAGCCAGCGAACTTATACCAAAAACGGTATAACGGTAACATTGCCCAGCCATTATTATAAAATCATCAAGTACAACGACCAGTTGCTTTGCTATTGGATGCCCAATCTGCCGACCGAAAAACGGGCCTTGTTGCCGCAACGTAAGGTCAGCCATGACCAATTGATCGCGAACCTGGGATTTGATCCCATGGCGATTTTTAAAGAATAGACCATATTGATTATCTTTAGTGATGTCAAAACCAATCCTCGCCGGTATCGCCCCGCAAGTCGTGGTTAGCGATGCCAAAAAAACAGCCGAATACTATCAAAACGTCCTGGGCTTTAAACTCATCGGCTTCTTTCCGTCCGAAGTAAGTACGGCCTATGTTATGCTCAAACGCGACGGGTTCCAGATTCATTTTGGCGGAGCTGAAGATATCAACCCGCATATCAATGACCGCATCCGTTGCGGTACACCCGATTTCCTGATCTGGGTACCTGAAATAGAAGCATTTTACGAAGAAGTGACCGCCAAAGGTGCCAAGATACAGCAGGAGATCATGCAGCGCTCCTACGGACGGGAATTTATTATCGAAGACTGCGACGGCCACTGGTTGCATGTCTGCGATTAGATCAACCGTGCCAGTCCGACATCAATTGACTCGTGCTTATTGTTTTTTTACATTCCGGGCAAGCGTCTTGAACCTGTCCCCGTTAGCGGGTGCGACGGTAATGGTCACATGTCCGGTCTTGCTGGTATGAAAATCCGTTGCTACTCCGGTCTTACCTTTGTGAGTCCCATTGATCACGATGCAAGCATCGCCGTCCTTCAAATCGTCATTATTTTCCATCTTCATTCCTAAAAATTAAAAAAAATATCAACGGGCGTTAAAGCGAATGTGCGCAAGATAAGGACTTAATTGCTGTGTACCTTCGAATGCCCGCCAACGCAGTATTTTGTTGGCTAAAGGATCATAATACAATTCCCCATAAAAGGAACCGACACTGTACAATTGGACGATCAGGCCGTTCTCTTCCCGGTCAGCTAAAAACTCGCCTTGTAAAATGGCCGCCGCTTTTTCAGCATCCTCAAGCGCATCGTATTGTTCCATCGTGAGCATTACCAAATTTAAACATCCTACGCGAAAAGTAGCTAAGGGTTAATTGCTTTCACTGAGTTTAGCGAGTTTTTCAGCCACAATGCTTAACAAATGGGTATCCACCGGCTGCGTCGCTAAGGCGCGATAACCGGCTTCTTCATCCGGTTCAAACGTTAAGGTTACGTCACCGATCAGCACCGCGATACGGTGGGTATAGCCCCACCGTTCAAAACGGGCTTTGAACTCCTGTTCCTCGCCTTGGTAAATGATGGGTAAATTAAACGGCTCATTCATATAATTCAGATAACTACTCTAAAGGTTAGATTGATGCGGGTCCTCATTGGTTTAACGGATTTGGCGATCCGGTGTTCCCAGTGTTCCTGAAGCCCGGCTTTCATTAGTAAAAAAGAGCCATGCTCCAGTTTTACCGAATAATGTTCGCGATGATCCGCTTTATTACGGATATCAAAACTACGTACTTGCCCAAAACTAACCGAAGCAATAACAGGGTTTTTACCCAACACGCTTTCCCGGTCACTATGCCAGGCTACCGAATCATTGCCATCCCGGTAATAATTCAGCAAAACGCTATTGAATTTAATACCGGCTACGGCCTCCACTTTTTCCTTGAGCATTAATAACTCCGGTGTCCAGGGATTAGGGTTGGAGATTTTGCCCGATACTGAATAATCCGTGCCGACATCCCCGTGCCAGGCCGTCAATCTCGGCGTCAGGTATTCCTTATCCCACATTTTCTGCTTCGTCTGTTTCCAGGGCATTTCCGCGATAAATTTTTGTAGCAATATATCGCTGGTTGGCTGATCAATAAACCCTGGATAATATTCCAGTAATTCCTTCGGTAATCCCTTACTCTGTCCCGCTTCCGCGAAAAAACTCAACTGCTCCATAACACCTCCATATTGTACTGAATGAATTTGCCTAACTGCTCCTGCTCATCAACGGTCAATACCTCACCATCATAGATCCAATAGCCCGCATTGTCAAACAGGATCCGGCCTAAATAGGCTTCATCAACAGCTACGTACAAATGATACACCAATGCCGCATCCGGGCATTCGGTATCCGGAACCACATTAATGACCTCATCAGGGCCGTTCTTTCTTTTCAACCAGGCATTCATCAAAACAAATGTAGAAATAATTTGTAAAATGCTAAAAATATTAGCATAACTTTACAGTCCCAAATTTAATGTCATGGCCGATGCGAACAAACAACTGATCGAAAGGCTGCAAAAGGATATTTTGCAATGGGAAGGCTATAAAGCGCCGGCTAGCGGGCGGCGGGAGACTTTAGGTTTGGGGCCGCTGGAAGCGGGTTTTCCTAATGGCGTGTTTCCGAAAAGCACGGTGCATGAACTGGTTTGTGCCGACCGGGAGCAGGCGGCAGCTTCGGGCGGCTTTGTGACAGGCGTACTGTCTTTATTAATGCAGGAAGGCGGGATTTGTGTCTGGATCGGGCGGCGGCGTTTATTTGCCCCGGCACTGGCGGCATTTGGGGTAGCACCGCACCGCGTCATTTTTATTAATTTAGGGAAAGACAAGGACGCCTTGTGGGTGATGGAAGAAGCGCTGAAGTGCGGCGGTTTGACCGCCGTAGTTTGCGAACTCAAAGACATGGACTTTAAACAGTCCCAGCGCTTTCAGCGGGCGGTAGAACAAAGCCGGGTAACAGGTTTTGTCTTGCGCAACGCAAAGGCCAAATTAAGTTCTACCGCTTGCGCGGCACGCTGGCAAATCAGCGCCTTGCCCAGTACGGACTTGGGCGCATTGCCCGGTTTAGGTTTCTTACGCTGGCAAGTAGATTTGCTCAAAGTACGGAACGGCCAAACGGGTTCTTATGTATTGGAATGGCAGGATCAGCATTTTGTACCAGTCGAAGAAGACGTTTTTGTAGCAGAAAGGCAGGTAGGTTGAGATGCAAAGACGCTATATGGCCATATGGTTCCGGCATTTGCTGACGGACGGGATAGCGCGGCGGCGGCCTGAATTAAAAGAACTGCCTTTTGTGCTTGCCGCGCCGGTTAAAAATAAGATCATCATTACCGCTTCCAGTATACTGGCTGAACGCGAAGGCGCTTTTACCGGCATGGCGGTTG of the Mucilaginibacter boryungensis genome contains:
- a CDS encoding TerB family tellurite resistance protein → MRTVKIIALLLFFSISAKAQSDELQQLLLNIEKLTQFKAILSDMKQGYQIYQQGYGMVSNLSKGNFDLHNIYLTGLMAVNPAIRNNPRIGQIIGQQNDIISEYKRYASLFRQSGSFNGNELSYFTNVYNQIVRQSNVNIDDLANVTTAGQLRMSDDDRLLAIDRIYNSSSDQLQFLRYFNRKAVMLSLQRSKDQNDTQTLKRLYGIN
- the traJ gene encoding conjugative transposon protein TraJ is translated as MKKKALMIALLVITGTALPQFVLADGLADDIHGLQGVLNNVYNEMLPMCSQLIGVARGIAGFGALWYIAARVWRHLANAEAVDFYPLLRPFALGMAILLFPTVIAVINGVMNPVVAATGGMVKNSDAAIEKLLAQKQAAIEKTDTWQMYVGDDGEGDRDKWYKYTHPDDPNGDKEGVFSGLGNDVKFAMDKASYKFRNSVKQWMSEILQVVYEAAALCINTIRTFYLIVLAILGPLVFGLSVFDGFQHTLTTWLAKYLNVFLWLPVANIFGSIIGKVQENMLKLDIQQIGNAGDTFFSSTDTAYLIFLLIGIVGYFTVPAVAGYIINPGGGNGLLNKVTNLTSISLSSVRSSSYAAGERMVQGAANIAQAPGNVMDGYRSAGSNNVQAEKLNGNPKK
- the traK gene encoding conjugative transposon protein TraK; its protein translation is MFTHLRNIETAFQQNKRIVALVVLTSALISIAAIYFSFAAYQKASAHIYVLANGKALEAIAADRKDNIPVEARDHIKMFHYYFFTLDPDEKVIESNISKALYLADESARNQYNGLKEKSYYNNLISGNISQQITVDSIQLNMNSSPYYFKCFATEKLIRATSTISKLLITQGYLRNVSRSDNNPHGFLIEHWETLANRDTTLTP
- the traM gene encoding conjugative transposon protein TraM, giving the protein MEKQRKFLLVLPLLVIPFMTMAFWALGGGKTSNQQAISSRGLDTDLPEAQFKDKDKTDKMSVYQEAQHDSTQDGVSPAFLRSMGLDKTPASKSDSVVTADDQAQKIQIKLAQLNKQLSQPQETRSSSSYDEPDPQQVRQLKKMMRNMNGGNNQPDPEMQQLSKMLDKIQAIQNPGSVQAKLEVTEPAKPFRAIPAVIDGKQKVMDGAAVKLKLTDTVTLKNQLLPKGQEIFGVCQVTNQRLLLTIQNIRLEKQIIPVNLTVFSLDGMPGIPAPEAELGGAAGSGADNAIQSMQFLSMDQSLGAQAAAGGINAAKGLFSKKVKKIKVKLQNQYPVLLKINK
- a CDS encoding DNA/RNA non-specific endonuclease, yielding MKKQIIIALLCAFAISASAQTINAAYVKALYQQYPTLPSDFCPACKLWVNPYYRSIADTAKHMPLVTYYVYTKVHRLQQENGNVPRTGIYAAWHAADGQPDETKVYKQANVESPDMIAKGHCQAWILLAYDINGAILSDTYTFNAGMEYQGQNIGTEIATEELCRKLTDQTDSVRIWCGTFGSQRTYTKNGITVTLPSHYYKIIKYNDQLLCYWMPNLPTEKRALLPQRKVSHDQLIANLGFDPMAIFKE
- a CDS encoding VOC family protein; translation: MSKPILAGIAPQVVVSDAKKTAEYYQNVLGFKLIGFFPSEVSTAYVMLKRDGFQIHFGGAEDINPHINDRIRCGTPDFLIWVPEIEAFYEEVTAKGAKIQQEIMQRSYGREFIIEDCDGHWLHVCD
- a CDS encoding KOW domain-containing RNA-binding protein, with product MENNDDLKDGDACIVINGTHKGKTGVATDFHTSKTGHVTITVAPANGDRFKTLARNVKKQ
- a CDS encoding alpha-ketoglutarate-dependent dioxygenase AlkB family protein, which encodes MEQLSFFAEAGQSKGLPKELLEYYPGFIDQPTSDILLQKFIAEMPWKQTKQKMWDKEYLTPRLTAWHGDVGTDYSVSGKISNPNPWTPELLMLKEKVEAVAGIKFNSVLLNYYRDGNDSVAWHSDRESVLGKNPVIASVSFGQVRSFDIRNKADHREHYSVKLEHGSFLLMKAGLQEHWEHRIAKSVKPMRTRINLTFRVVI
- a CDS encoding ImuA family protein, which produces MADANKQLIERLQKDILQWEGYKAPASGRRETLGLGPLEAGFPNGVFPKSTVHELVCADREQAAASGGFVTGVLSLLMQEGGICVWIGRRRLFAPALAAFGVAPHRVIFINLGKDKDALWVMEEALKCGGLTAVVCELKDMDFKQSQRFQRAVEQSRVTGFVLRNAKAKLSSTACAARWQISALPSTDLGALPGLGFLRWQVDLLKVRNGQTGSYVLEWQDQHFVPVEEDVFVAERQVG